A window of the Lactuca sativa cultivar Salinas chromosome 5, Lsat_Salinas_v11, whole genome shotgun sequence genome harbors these coding sequences:
- the LOC111908077 gene encoding uncharacterized protein LOC111908077, translated as MRYDARGKRDFTGLQKCVAAIKLMAMGESPDSVDDYMRMSERTARENLYLLARGVVETFSDQYLRKPSLHDMQQLSAAREERHGFPGMLGSIDCTHWKWRNCLVAWKGQVVGSNNDVNVLDQSLIFDDLLSGKAPDAHFTVNGNEYKFGYYLRDGIHPQYSSFVKAFRHPIDPRDKYFKRRQEGVRKDVERAFGVLKSK; from the exons ATGAGATATGATGCTAGAGGCAAACGAGACTTCACAGGGTTGCAAAAATGTGTTGCTGCAATTAAACTTATGGCAATGGGGGAGTCACCCGATTCTGTTGACGATTATATGAGAATGTCTGAGAGGACCGCACGAGAAAATTTGTATTTATTGGCAAGAGGTGTTGTCGAAACATTTAGTGACCAATACTTGCGCAAACCTTCGTTGCATGATATGCAACAATTATCTGCGGCGCGTGAAGAAAGACATGGTTTTCCGGGTATGCTTGGGAGCATTGACTGCACACACTGGAAATGGAGAAATTGTCTCGTGGCGTGGAAAGGCCA GGTTGTGGGTTCTAACAACGACGTCAACGTTCTCGATCAATCACTGATATTTGACGATCTTTTGTCAGGAAAAGCCCCAGATGCTCATTTCACAGTGAATGGAAATGAATATAAGTTTGGGTATTACCTTAGAGACGGAATACATCCACAATATTCTTCGTTTGTGAAGGCGTTTCGACACCCAATAGATCCAAGGGACAAATATTTCAAGAGACGACAAGAAGGAGTACGTAAGGACGTTGAACGTGCTTTTGGGGTTTTGAAATCAAAATGA
- the LOC111908096 gene encoding probable WRKY transcription factor 60 isoform X1, whose product MDETFLGIDLNVSPYYKTDDTPQMNDDMPEELNQMRLKNKKLREMITVVLENSNSLQNHVNKLMQEHDLVASNTNKRKFSECDDRNSFESRKSLHQESLKSRNDGVTKVYRRTDPSDKSMIIKDGYQWRKYGQKVTRDNPCPRAYYKCSFAPSCPVKKKVQRSVDDEGLLVAIYDGEHNHENVESEHKLASYERFKSPKEVGSFDAIFVEQMANSLRKNSDFIEELAVAISSKILQHDVF is encoded by the exons ATGGATGAGACTTTTCTTGGCATAGATCTTAACGTCAGTCCCTACTACAAAACGGATGATACCCCA CAGATGAATGATGATATGCCTGAGGAACTAAACCAGATGCGCTTAAAGAACAAGAAGCTAAGGGAGATGATAACAGTTGTGTTGGAGAACAGCAATTCCCTCCAAAATCATGTTAACAAATTAATGCAAGAACACGATTTAGTTGCCTCTAATACAAACAAAAGGAAGTTTAGTGAGTGTGACGATCGCAACTCCTTTGAGAGCAGGAAGAGTCTTCATCAAGAGTCGTTGAAAAGTAGAAACGACGGCGTGACAAAAGTTTATAGACGTACAGATCCATCTGATAAAAGCATG ATAATAAAAGATGGTTATCAATGGAGAAAATACGGGCAGAAGGTTACCAGAGATAACCCTTGTCCTCGAGCTTACTACAAGTGCTCCTTCGCACCATCCTGCCCAGTCAAAAAGAAG GTACAAAGAAGCGTGGATGATGAAGGTCTTCTAGTCGCCATTTATGATGGAGAGCACAACCACGAAAACGTAGAGAGTGAACACAAGCTAGCTAGTTACGAAAGATTCAAATCTCCAAAGGAGGTGGGGAGCTTTGATGCGATCTTTGTTGAACAGATGGCTAATTCCTTACGAAAAAACTCTGATTTCATTGAAGAGCTCGCTGTAGCCATCTCTTCGAAGATTTTACAACACGATGTGTTTTAA
- the LOC111908096 gene encoding probable WRKY transcription factor 60 isoform X2 has protein sequence MDETFLGIDLNVSPYYKTDDTPMNDDMPEELNQMRLKNKKLREMITVVLENSNSLQNHVNKLMQEHDLVASNTNKRKFSECDDRNSFESRKSLHQESLKSRNDGVTKVYRRTDPSDKSMIIKDGYQWRKYGQKVTRDNPCPRAYYKCSFAPSCPVKKKVQRSVDDEGLLVAIYDGEHNHENVESEHKLASYERFKSPKEVGSFDAIFVEQMANSLRKNSDFIEELAVAISSKILQHDVF, from the exons ATGGATGAGACTTTTCTTGGCATAGATCTTAACGTCAGTCCCTACTACAAAACGGATGATACCCCA ATGAATGATGATATGCCTGAGGAACTAAACCAGATGCGCTTAAAGAACAAGAAGCTAAGGGAGATGATAACAGTTGTGTTGGAGAACAGCAATTCCCTCCAAAATCATGTTAACAAATTAATGCAAGAACACGATTTAGTTGCCTCTAATACAAACAAAAGGAAGTTTAGTGAGTGTGACGATCGCAACTCCTTTGAGAGCAGGAAGAGTCTTCATCAAGAGTCGTTGAAAAGTAGAAACGACGGCGTGACAAAAGTTTATAGACGTACAGATCCATCTGATAAAAGCATG ATAATAAAAGATGGTTATCAATGGAGAAAATACGGGCAGAAGGTTACCAGAGATAACCCTTGTCCTCGAGCTTACTACAAGTGCTCCTTCGCACCATCCTGCCCAGTCAAAAAGAAG GTACAAAGAAGCGTGGATGATGAAGGTCTTCTAGTCGCCATTTATGATGGAGAGCACAACCACGAAAACGTAGAGAGTGAACACAAGCTAGCTAGTTACGAAAGATTCAAATCTCCAAAGGAGGTGGGGAGCTTTGATGCGATCTTTGTTGAACAGATGGCTAATTCCTTACGAAAAAACTCTGATTTCATTGAAGAGCTCGCTGTAGCCATCTCTTCGAAGATTTTACAACACGATGTGTTTTAA